The following proteins come from a genomic window of Venturia canescens isolate UGA chromosome 4, ASM1945775v1, whole genome shotgun sequence:
- the LOC122408637 gene encoding putative defense protein 3 produces MGVLKNPAIFLFGVVVLGALYVDGFPDGAPVDVCVKPKPNRPYHGKAEAQPLASSPYQITASSGTYQPGSEITVTIRGSSFRGFFLQARDAKTDAWVGTWAQTPNTKAHDECSAITHADPRDKQEATLIWKAPSNSGGQVYFTGSIVKDYSTFWADLVAQNP; encoded by the exons atggGCGTCTTGAAGAATCCAGCAATTTTCCTCTTCGGCGTTGTCGTTTTGGGGGCACTCTACGTAGACGGATTTCCGGACGGTGCACCCGTCGACGTTTGCGTAAAGCCTAAACCGAATCGTCCCTATCACGGGAAAGCCGAAGCCCAGCCCTTGGCTTCGAGTCCTTATCAGATAACGGCTTCATCGGGAACTTACCAACCAGGATCAGAAATTACCG TGACGATTCGCGGCTCGTCTTTCCGTGGCTTTTTCCTGCAAGCACGAGACGCCAAGACCGATGCCTGGGTCGGTACCTGGGCGCAGACACCGAACACGAAAGCTCACGACGAGTGCAGCGCGATAACTCATGCCGATCCTCGTGACAAACAGGAAGCGACTCTTATCTGGAAGGCACCTTCCAATTCCGGAGGACAAGTTTACTTCAC TGGCAGCATCGTTAAGGATTACTCGACGTTCTGGGCTGATCTCGTGGCTCAAAATCCCTAG